ATTGTAATGAATTATGAGAAGGCATGAGAAAGCAATGTCAACTTCTGCTGAAACTTCAGTGGAAAAGGCTGAAACTGAAGAATAGCAACACTTGATCATCTGGAAACACCAGATCCCGAGAATGAGTTAGCCTCATTTTAAGTGACCTGAGAAATTTCCAGAGTTGACTAGAGTTGACtatgaagaataattttaaagattaaatgtcAGGGGGCAGACTTTGTACATGTCTGTGAATACTGTATACTTCTGAATAGGCCAAAGCTTCTGCTCAGAAGTctcccacaggaaaaaaaaatgagataaatataaGAAGCCATTCCATTTCCTTTGTTCCCCAAGCAGTAACTGACACTAGGGAATTCAAACAGATGAGGTTATGTAAGAGAGGAGTTAGCAGTAGGAGACTAAGTCATATAGGCAGAAGAATTAATTTAGAAGGCAGAATCAACAGAGATGTGACAAATGGGAACAAAGTAAAATCAGAAGTCCTACTCAATGGAAAGGATGCCTCTAGTCAATCAGAGTAAAGGCACTGCTTTCATAATTGTGTCTTGGTTTTCACCAAGTATCAGGGAATCACTTGACCAAAGGTGTGAACTTAGAACAACCATGAGATGGTAATGGCAGAGAAGAGAACCATAGCAACAGTGGTGATACAACTCAGAAAAGTTAAGGCCTCCATTCgcatctgtttgttttttttttttttcttttgagattctTTTTTAAGAAAGGGATTTAAGACCCATGCATTGTTCATTTCACAGATTCTATTTTGTATTACAACACAGGCAGTAATCCCAGGCTCTGTGTAGAATAATGTCTTCCTAGTGTTCCCCTTGAGAACCTACATTTGCTGCTAATGTGGGGCTGCATGTGATGGCAGCCTGCTAGTTTCCTGCTGGTGGACTAATGGCTGCAACTAAGCACTCCTTTCAAACTGTGCTGAAACCCTCGATGTGGAGATCTCTTCCTTTGAAATCTTGTTACAATTCAAAGACTATGGAAATTAAGAGCCCATTTAAAGATTCAGCCACAAAAGCTGAAAATTATGCACTTTTAAGGACATCAGACATCTGGCAATGAATGTACAAAATGGTTTTAGGTTGGTGTTTGGGCAGAATCTCTTGAGGCTGGGAGACCAGGACCTGAGGATGTGTGGGTCTCTCTCACAGCCCAAACTCCTTGAGGGAGTGGGCCAAGGGCTTGGGTAGATCACAGCTTGGAAGTGTCGATAGTCTTTTATATAAATCATGGGAATTCCTAGCAGTTCTGCCTGCTAGTAGGTACATGATTCATTACATAGAATCATATATCCTTGATAAGCTGCAAGGTAGGTGCCCTCTAAAAATGCCCTAGTCAAATAATTGCCCAATTTTGTGATCATTCTCCAGGTCATCTGACATGGTTACCCTCTCCTAATGTAGCCCCTGGAGTCCTGGGCTATAGTGAGGTGTTTTTGCTTTGTCATCAGCAGCTTCCCAAAGACTGGAAGAGtggtagtattttgttaaggattttaccatctatgttcatcaaggatatcggtctgtagtttgttttttttttttttttttttggttattccCTTTCCTAGTTTTGGTACTAGGGTGATGCTAGCtgcatagaatgaattagggagggttccttctttatcttgtggaatagtgtcaaaaggattggtaccaatttttctttgaagtctggtagaattctgctgtgaatccatctgttcctgggcttttttttgttggtggtaatttttaaattaccatttcaatcttgctgcttgttattggtctgttcaggctatctaattcttcctgatttaagttaggagggttgtatttttccaggaatttatccacctcttctagagtttctagtttatgtgagtgaaggtgttcatagtagctttgaatgatcttttgtatttcagtggtgtcagttgtaatatctcctgtttcgtttcttagtgaggttatttggattttctcccaTCTTCTCTTGGTTAATCTttctaatggtctatcaattttatttatcttttcaaataaccagctttttgtttcatttatcttttgtattttttatttgtttgtttgtttcaatttcattcagttctcctctgatctttgttatttcctttcttctgctggggttgggtttggtttgttcttgtttctctagttccttaaggtgtgaccttagattgtctccTGTTTagtttcttagtgaggttatatggattttctctcttcttttcttggttaatcttgctaatggtctattaattttatttatcttttcaaatcaccagccttttgtttcatttatcttttgtattgtttgtttgtttgtttgtttcaatttcattcagttctgttctgatcttagttatttcctttcttctgctgggtttgggtttttttcttgtttctctagttccttaagTTCTCTAGTTCTCTAGCCTTAGATTGTCTGTGCTCttccagactttttgatgtaggcatttcgggctatgaactttcctttcAGCACCACCTTTTCTGTATCCCAGAGTTTTTGATAGGTTATGTCATTTTTGTCATTCAGTtcgaagaatttttaaatttccatcttgatttcgtttttgacccaatgctcattcaggagcaggttatttaatttccatgtatttgcttggttttgaaggttccttttgaagttgatttccagttttattccactgtgatctgagagagttCTTGTTacgatttcaattttcttaaatttattgaggctcttTTTATGGCCCAACATATGCtctgtcttggagaaagttccatgcactgttgaatagaatgtgtattctgcagttgttgggtgaaatgttctatatatatctgttaagtccatttctTCCAAGgtgtagtttaaatccattgtttctttgttggctgtctgtcttgatgacctgtctcatgctgtcagtggagtattaaagcccaccgctattattgtgttgctgtctatctcatttcttaggtttattagtaattgttttataacttTGGGAGCTCtggtgttaggtgcatatatgtttaggattatgCTATTTTCCTGTTGggcaaggccttttaccattatgtactgtccctctttgtctcttttaaccacTGCTGCTTTAAAgttttgtggtgtttttttttttttttgagattcagaaatattttattagaaaagtaaTGCACATTCATTGTAACATCAGCTTTTATTTCTGTGTACTGTATGAACTTCCCAAAACCATTCTCCAAAGTTAACCATTTAAAGCtcattcatgtattttattatgcATCCTACAACAAAGACTAGGAAGCAGGCAAGAATGACTATAAAACACAGCCTAGTTACAGAAAAGTTCATCTATTTTtacatgaaaacattttgaaaccaATTTTGTGTTTATTGAAGGATTTTTGTCACGCAtgttattaaagatttttttttttctgtcagagtattagtttcctagaattgctataacaaattaccacaaactgggtaccTTAAAAGAGCAGAAATATATTCtgtcaccattctggaggctagaagtgcAAACCATGTTAGCAGGGTTGGCAACTCCTGGAACTCTGAGGGAGAATCTATTCCATGCATTTTTTTTATCTTCTGATGGTTGCCATGATGTATCACTCCAATCTGTGCTCTAGCTTCATGTGACATTCTCTCTCCtgtgtctctatcttctcttctttttattttcctttttttttttttttttttttttttttgagacggagtctcgttctcttgctcagactggagtacagtggcgcaatctcaggtcactgcaacctccgcttcccggattctagtgattcttgtgcctcagcctcctgggtagctgacattacaggcacacatcaccatgcctggctaataaaaattaactggtatttttagtagagatgagtttttgtcatattggccaggctggtcttgaactgctgtaCCTCAAGCTGttcacccagcttggcctcccaaagtgctgggattacaggcgtgagccaccacactggccataTCTTCTCTTATAAGGaacaccagtcatgttggattaagGGCCTGCCCtgctccagtatgacctcatcttagctACTTACAACCCCAATGACAGTATTtccaataaggtcacattctgaggctcTAGGAAgtacatgaattttggggggacactgtTCAACCCAGTGCATTCAGTATCTATTTAACATAAAAAATCCCACACTATGCAGGATGAAAAAATGACTTATGAAATAGATGAATGATTGTTGAATATACAGATGTGATCTTTTATTTTCCAGTCACATACAGGGATAAGAATTTTTGGGGAATATGTCTCATTCACAAATATGTATTACATGCAAAGAGAAATTTATACATTGTTCAAGTAGGATTCAGGGAATTAACCTAATTGCATTCTCTTGTTTCTATTTCAAGCATATTgttctccagatttttttttttttttttctaattctgatttCTCTGTAGGATTGTTCAGATTTAAATAAAGCCTGTAAAGCAGAAGTAGTAAACAAGCCTGGGTACTAAAGTTAAATATTACAGAGGTAGTAAAATAAGTCTGAGgtaaattaatgtatttaattcTTACCTATTTTGCCCATACAGTTATGCTGATATTTCATTCCCACCAATTTAAAATTTGTAACCATGATGGAGaatcttttttctgtatttgaaagaagtttactgagcaAATTGGTATAAGTATGATTTCAAGGATAACTATTtaagagaatatttatttatatgtaccGTTAATCAACATGTCACCTTCCATACCCCATGTGCCCTTTGACTAATTATCTCCAACTCATCCTTCGGGTCACAGTTCAAGTATTATGTTCTCATACCTGGTTTCTGACAACAGATAAAATCCTTACTAGATGCTCTTACAGTACCATGTACGACTTGTTTGTAGTATTTGCCACTGTGTCCAATTTATAGTGATTTTTGTGATTATATCTAACGTAATTTTCCTCTACTAAACTCTATAGGATGTGAACTGTGGGCCTTGTATGTTGTACTTACCTTTGCTTTTCTAATGACAAGTTCAGTACTTGCTTTGCTTTCAGTTATTGCTGAATAACTGAATAAATTAGAagtatgtattacatataaaaaGTTGACATGTGAATTATGAATCAGTCTCATCAATTTGTTAAAGAATCTTCTACCAAGTACTCTTTTTTGAATAATCTTTTACCCTTGTTACAGTTAGCATATCTTTGTAACACCATTAAGGAAGCATTGATTTTACTATGGTAAATAGTTTTCTATTTCAAGTAGACTTGGCTGAGTTATTTTGATtagcttaattaaaaaatacaagatcCTAATAAGAGACTTTATTACTTGCTAAAGGCATTGTGAGCTATTATTAAAGTAAGTACAATTGACATGAAAGATAAGTTTTGTGAAACAATTCTTCGtaagaattttacatttttacttggCTGTATATGAACAAAATGGCCCATATCATACTGAAAAATCCCTTGAAAATAATAGActataatttgaaaaatgaaattttgtcaGAACACATatttaaactaatattttaaaatttaaaatttgtaaaaagcCTACATTTGAGAAAGCTATAGTAATTATTCACAAGTAGGGACATTAAAATTCATCCATAATCATCATTATTTGAGCCAGACAAAGGCTGTTGCAAATTGGAATATCTAAGTTCAAAATTTAGGACATGCAGGTATGATTTGACAGGTTGAGTTTACATATTTAGATAAATACAACATAgtattatttaaacaaaattccCTGGCCAGAGGAAGGATTGCATTTCAAGAGTCCAATATGATGCAgagattaaaacatttttccagtCTTGAGATGCTTCTGCTCCCTGAGTGGAACTTTCTCTGTCATGGTAATATTTCCTACAGTttctttttaaggggaaaaaaatgctaaatgCTATCAATTTTCAGACTGTCCCACACTTAAACCTATATCAAGACATTCAGGAACATAACACGAGTAAAGATGAGAGaaattgtgagaaaaaaatttttgaagaataaGATGATGGTGACTTATAATTTGATAGTTCCTCTAAGCTTGGCTGAGCACCCTCTGGGGTTATCTTGTACATCCTGATCTTGTGGACTAAGTACCTTCTTGTGTATCAATTCCCCCATTAAAGGAGCTCTTTTCATAGagaattctttcatgttttcatgaTCTGAACCCAGTTGCAATGTTTTCATCACTTGCTGTCTAACACTTAGGTTAAACTTTTCTGTCATGCTTATTCCAAGCAAAAATCTTTTGACGATGCGATCCTCTAGTGAATGGAAGGAGAGGGCAACAAGGCGACCACCAGGTCTCCGAAACTTCTGAACCGTCTTCAGTCCTGTGTAGAGTTCATTGAGCTCATTGTTCACAAATATGCGAAGAGCCTGGAAAGTCTTGGTGGCAATATGAGTAGATCGCTGTAGCAAGTCTTTTCCTGCATAAATAGCAGAGGGAGGAATTGCTCCTGCAATGATGCTGGCAAGCTGCTCGGTTCTGGTGATGGGGTAGATGCTGCGTGCTGAAGCGATTTTCTTGGCATGCTTCTCCTCCCCATATTTTCTTAGGATAGATACAAGTGCCTGATGATCTAAAGCATTCTCAACATTAGCAGCAGTGGGCATGTCAGGGTACCTGCCACCATCCATCCTCATGTCTAAGGGGCCATCTTTCTGAAGGGAAAAACCTCTTTGGGGAGTATCAAGTTGCATGGAGGAACACCCAAGATCCATAAGAACTCCATCAAAAGTCCCTGGCTGCACTTCAGTTTTCATTAATAAGGCTTCATCCTGGCTGAACTGGCCCAGCATAGCTCGGATTTGTTTAGGATACAACTCTGAAAGATGTTCAGCTAATGCATAAGCTGTTGTGTCTCTGTCCAGGGCATATAGAACAATATCTGACTCCTTCTGTAGAATGGCTTTTATGTGCCCTCCTGAACCAAATGTCATATCTAGAAAAGCCTGTCCTTTTTGTGGTGACCAAC
This genomic stretch from Chlorocebus sabaeus isolate Y175 chromosome X, mChlSab1.0.hap1, whole genome shotgun sequence harbors:
- the LOC103231710 gene encoding LOW QUALITY PROTEIN: 12S rRNA N(4)-cytidine methyltransferase METTL15-like (The sequence of the model RefSeq protein was modified relative to this genomic sequence to represent the inferred CDS: substituted 1 base at 1 genomic stop codon), with amino-acid sequence MLQYPHFCGMYKEYLSCWLEAGIPNLGVWPESIHTAAEXYKEYEAQEQTDQTQAQDLNRSQDRDFETMATLHIPVMVDEVVHCWSPQKGQAFLDMTFGSGGHIKAILQKESDIVLYALDRDTTAYALAEHLSELYPKQIRAMLGQFSQDEALLMKTEVQPGTFDGVLMDLGCSSMQLDTPQRGFSLQKDGPLDMRMDGGRYPDMPTAANVENALDHQALVSILRKYGEEKHAKKIASARSIYPITRTEQLASIIAGAIPPSAIYAGKDLLQRSTHIATKTFQALRIFVNNELNELYTGLKTVQKFRRPGGRLVALSFHSLEDRIVKRFLLGISMTEKFNLSVRQQVMKTLQLGSDHENMKEFSMKRAPLMGELIHKKVLSPQDQDVQDNPRGCSAKLRGTIKL